A window from Ictalurus punctatus breed USDA103 unplaced genomic scaffold, Coco_2.0 Super-Scaffold_100046, whole genome shotgun sequence encodes these proteins:
- the LOC128630036 gene encoding vigilin-like codes for MMDEFEVNIQVPAPELQSDIISVTGLATHLDHAKEGLLERIKELQAEQEDRALGQLEAPITVDPKYHPKIIARKGAIITQIHTDHDVNIQFPEKYDENQDQISITGYEQNAIAACDAIQGIVDELEEIISEDITLDSRVHACIIGAHTKGIHKIMDEFKVDLRFPQSGAADPNLVTVTGRPEMVDEAIDHLLNLEQECMADVVENEAKMAYMKPSGTAAANPEEPRGPSK; via the coding sequence ATGATGGATGAATTTGAGGTCAATATTCAAGTGCCTGCTCCTGAGCTCCAGTCCGACATAATTTCCGTTACAGGCCTTGCCACTCACCTGGACCATGCTAAAGAAGGGCTTCTTGAGCGCATCAAAGAGCTGCAGGCTGAACAGGAGGATCGGGCTCTCGGTCAACTTGAAGCTCCTATCACTGTGGATCCCAAATATCATCCCAAGATCATTGCTCGCAAGGGTGCCATAATCACCCAGATCCATACTGACCATGATGTCAACATCCAGTTCCCTGAGAAATATGACGAGAACCAGGACCAGATCAGCATCACCGGCTATGAGCAGAATGCTATAGCAGCATGTGATGCTATCCAAGGCATTGTTGATGAACTGGAGGAAATTATATCTGAGGACATTACCTTGGACAGCAGAGTTCATGCTTGCATTATTGGTGCTCATACCAAGGGTATCCACAAAATCATGGATGAATTTAAAGTTGATCTTCGGTTTCCTCAGAGCGGAGCTGCAGATCCCAATTTGGTTACTGTAACTGGCCGTCCAGAGATGGTTGATGAAGCCATAGATCATCTCCTGAACTTGGAACAGGAATGTATGGCTGAtgtggtggaaaatgaggccaaGATGGCCTACATGAAGCCATCGGGCACTGCAGCAGCCAACCCTGAGGAACCCCGTGGGCCCTCCAAataa